The stretch of DNA CCAGCGACAACCAGATCAACACCTGGATCGACCGGCTCCAGCACGAGGTCACCAAGGCCGGCTCCGGCGGCAACCCGCTGGGCAAGGTGACGGAGGTCGGCGGAGTCGCGGCCGACGTCCTGGCATCGCTGTTCATCGTGCTGTTCTCGACGTACTTCTTCCTCGCCGAGGGTGACAAGATCTGGGCCTGGGTGGTCAAGCTGACCCCGCGCGCGGCCCGTGAGCGCGTCGACAGCTCCGGCCGGGTGGCGTGGATCTCGCTGACCCAGTTCGTCCGCGCGACGGTGATCGTCGCGGCCGTGGACGCGATCGGCATCATGATCGTCGCGGCGATCCTGCGGGTGCCGTTCGTGGCGGCGATCGGCGTGCTCGTGTTCCTCGGCGCGTTCGTGCCGCTGATCGGTGCCACCATCGCCGGCACCGTCGCGGTGCTGGTCGCCCTGGTCGACCACGGCGTGGTCACGGCGCTCATCATGCTCGGCGGCGTGATCCTGGTGCAGCAGCTCGAGGCGCACGGCCTGCAGCCGTTCCTGATGGGCCGCTGGGTCTCGGTGCACCCGCTCGCGGTGATCATCTCCATCGCCACCGGTGTGCTGGTGGCCGGCGTGGCCGGCGCGCTCGTCGCCGTACCGCTCGCGGCGGCCCTCAACGCCGTCGGACAGCACCTGGCCGCCGACTCCTCACCTCCCGATCCGGAGGAGGACGAGGGAGCGCTGCTCACCGAGGGGGAGCAGGAGGAGCTGGAGGAGGCGGAGGAGAGCGCGCATGAGTGACCTGAGTTCGTGCGGGGTCGAGCTCGACGACATCCGAGCCGCCCGCGAGCTCGTCCGCGGCGTCGTCATCGAGACCCCCGTCGAGACCTCGCGCTGGCTCTCCGACC from Nocardioides sp. BP30 encodes:
- a CDS encoding AI-2E family transporter, which translates into the protein MSEGPTEQPPVPGQDRQRTERFRRGETESERQRNERLAARLYAQWAQLREERQAQLTPPPIPVAATSGGRKVEVPYGIELAASWGWRLLVIAAAGWCLFKVLGFLEVVVVPVVIAMLISALVVPVVALLQRIGLPRGLAALLVLILVIGVVGSLLFFAGHQVATGASDLADQTVKGLEEIRHWLKTGPLHASDNQINTWIDRLQHEVTKAGSGGNPLGKVTEVGGVAADVLASLFIVLFSTYFFLAEGDKIWAWVVKLTPRAARERVDSSGRVAWISLTQFVRATVIVAAVDAIGIMIVAAILRVPFVAAIGVLVFLGAFVPLIGATIAGTVAVLVALVDHGVVTALIMLGGVILVQQLEAHGLQPFLMGRWVSVHPLAVIISIATGVLVAGVAGALVAVPLAAALNAVGQHLAADSSPPDPEEDEGALLTEGEQEELEEAEESAHE